A single Vespula vulgaris chromosome 3, iyVesVulg1.1, whole genome shotgun sequence DNA region contains:
- the LOC127062514 gene encoding CKLF-like MARVEL transmembrane domain-containing protein 4, with protein MDQGFPGQHTTTTTVTTTTTTIQPNVRFDPSYVRTLPGILKIVQVILNLLGFICITVSIYSSHSRGGWFNTVAMGGFWFTGVLLVLYLFHIVEKFSKIPWLKIEFIFCSIWTVFYLLAASLAADYGRVSESFAVAAFFGFCAMVVYGYDAWLKFNAARSGALAQGQHMPKQVSTVTSPAY; from the exons atGGATCAAGGATTTCCTGGTCAACATACAACAACAACCACCGTCACTACTACGACGACCACCATTCAACCTAATGTACGATTTGATCCATCTTATGTGAGAACATTACCGGGTATTCTCAAAATTGTTCAAGTG ATATTAAATCTCTTGGGATTCATATGCATCACTGTTTCGATTTATAGTAGCCACAGTCGAGGAGGATGGTTCAATACCGTGGCTATGGGTGGCTTTTGGTTCACCGGTGTTCTCcttgttctttatttattccatATTGTTGAGAAGTTCTCCAAAATTCCATGGTTAAAGATC GAATTCATATTCTGTTCGATTTGGACGGTGTTTTATCTTTTGGCTGCTTCTTTAGCAGCTGATTACGGCCGAGTTTCTGAATCTTTCGCCGTTGCAGCG TTCTTCGGTTTTTGTGCCATGGTAGTGTATGGTTATGACGCTTGGTTGAAGTTCAATGCAGCGAGAAGCGGAGCTTTGGCTCAGGGTCAACATATGCCAAAACAAGTTTCAACAGTTACCAGTCCCgcgtattaa